The Methanobacterium lacus genome includes a region encoding these proteins:
- a CDS encoding FAD-binding protein, translating to MLDRNPKEGGMDITTKSINQDTAIGADRSRMHQHDLLVVGGGLTGLRAAMQAYDAGLDVVVISKVNPLRSHSVAAQGGMNASLGNVKGEDGTDDSWEMHAYDTVKGSDYLADQDAVELMCREAPRSVVELEHLGTVWSRLENGKIAQRPFGGAGFPRTCYAEDRTGHNALHTLFEQVVARRIPVYEEFFVTSLVTNQGSCVGLTAIDIKTGDIHGFYSKATLMATGGFGRIYSRSTNAIINTADGQALAMDAGVPLKDMEFVQFHPTTLYGTNILMSEGARGEGGILVNKEGERFMKRYAPNSMDLAPRDVVARSIEQEILEGRAFDEGYVHLDLTHLGSNRIKERLPGIRQIAMDFAGVDPIEKLVPIQPGQHYSMGGIDVEKDGSTILKGLYAAGECSCISVHGANRLGGNSLLETVVFGRLVADKIIEDITNAEKPETEPVLEAVRSMDDKIQTILQRNDGEKFFSIKTDLTVTMQEKFGIFRDNDTMNEGLREIGQLKERFSNSCFNNKEPAYNQALIQFLELESMLKIAEVVALGAIERRESRGSHKRNDYPDRDDENFLKHTLVNMKDGEIVLNYKPVKLGMFKPKERVY from the coding sequence TTGTTAGATAGAAATCCTAAGGAAGGAGGAATGGACATAACAACAAAATCAATAAATCAGGACACAGCCATTGGTGCAGATAGATCAAGGATGCACCAACATGATCTGTTGGTGGTTGGGGGAGGACTTACGGGTCTAAGGGCAGCAATGCAGGCATACGACGCAGGTTTAGATGTTGTGGTGATCTCCAAGGTCAATCCACTCAGATCCCATTCTGTTGCAGCCCAAGGAGGTATGAATGCATCGTTGGGTAATGTGAAGGGCGAGGATGGTACAGATGACAGCTGGGAAATGCATGCCTACGACACTGTCAAGGGATCTGATTACCTTGCAGATCAAGATGCAGTCGAACTCATGTGCAGGGAAGCACCGAGATCTGTTGTTGAACTCGAACACCTTGGAACTGTATGGTCAAGACTAGAAAATGGAAAAATTGCCCAACGACCATTTGGAGGGGCAGGATTTCCCAGAACATGCTATGCTGAGGACAGAACAGGACACAACGCACTTCACACCCTCTTTGAACAGGTTGTTGCAAGAAGAATTCCTGTTTACGAAGAATTTTTCGTAACCTCTCTGGTAACCAATCAAGGAAGCTGTGTGGGCTTAACTGCCATCGATATCAAAACCGGAGATATTCACGGTTTTTATTCAAAGGCCACACTAATGGCCACTGGAGGTTTTGGAAGAATATACAGCAGATCCACGAATGCAATAATAAACACTGCAGATGGCCAGGCACTTGCAATGGATGCTGGTGTTCCACTTAAGGATATGGAATTTGTACAGTTTCACCCAACAACCCTCTACGGCACCAACATACTCATGAGTGAAGGGGCTCGTGGAGAAGGAGGAATCCTGGTTAATAAGGAGGGTGAACGTTTCATGAAACGTTACGCACCCAACTCTATGGATCTGGCACCGAGGGATGTTGTTGCAAGATCCATTGAACAGGAAATTCTCGAGGGAAGGGCCTTTGATGAGGGATACGTACATCTGGATCTAACCCACCTTGGATCAAACCGTATAAAAGAAAGGTTACCTGGAATAAGACAGATAGCAATGGATTTTGCAGGAGTTGACCCGATAGAAAAACTGGTACCAATTCAGCCTGGCCAGCACTACTCAATGGGGGGGATTGATGTGGAAAAAGACGGATCCACCATTTTGAAGGGGCTGTATGCTGCAGGGGAATGTTCATGCATCAGTGTTCACGGAGCAAACAGGTTAGGGGGAAATTCTCTACTTGAAACAGTGGTGTTTGGAAGACTGGTTGCAGATAAAATAATTGAAGATATCACGAACGCTGAAAAACCTGAAACAGAACCAGTACTAGAGGCAGTCAGATCCATGGATGACAAAATCCAAACTATACTCCAAAGAAATGATGGTGAAAAGTTTTTTTCCATCAAAACAGATTTGACAGTTACAATGCAGGAAAAATTCGGAATATTTCGTGATAATGACACAATGAACGAAGGACTCCGCGAAATAGGTCAGTTAAAGGAAAGATTTTCGAATTCATGCTTCAACAACAAGGAACCAGCCTACAACCAGGCACTCATACAATTTTTAGAACTTGAATCCATGCTTAAGATAGCAGAGGTTGTAGCTTTGGGAGCAATTGAAAGGAGAGAGAGCAGGGGTTCCCACAAGAGAAACGACTATCCCGACAGGGATGATGAAAACTTCTTAAAACATACCCTTGTCAACATGAAAGATGGTGAAATTGTTTTAAACTACAAACCAGTTAAACTTGGAATGTTTAAACCCAAGGAGCGTGTTTATTAG
- the purC gene encoding phosphoribosylaminoimidazolesuccinocarboxamide synthase — protein sequence MNPKMGNLIYAGKAKTVYETDDPDQVIVKFRDDITAGDGVKTESLVRKGYYNSVISAKFFEVLEDAGIKTQYIKLIKPGYMLCKKLDMIPLEVITRNIAAGSLLKKFPFTEKQELEPPIIQMDYKNDEYHDPMLNDSITIALELATKEELDTIRSITLEINSVLKEFLLSKAILFPDFKIEYGFDSEENIVLGDEISPDTCRLWDAQTSEVLDKDLFRKGEDGVMDAYMKVASLLLDETDIAKWNVEF from the coding sequence ATGAATCCAAAAATGGGAAATCTCATATATGCTGGTAAAGCAAAAACTGTTTACGAAACCGATGATCCTGATCAAGTTATAGTTAAATTTAGAGACGATATAACTGCTGGAGATGGAGTTAAAACTGAAAGTCTGGTTCGTAAGGGTTACTACAACTCGGTTATATCTGCGAAGTTCTTCGAGGTTCTTGAAGATGCTGGAATTAAAACCCAGTACATAAAATTAATAAAACCTGGTTACATGCTATGTAAGAAGCTTGACATGATACCGCTCGAAGTAATAACCAGAAACATCGCTGCAGGAAGTCTTCTTAAGAAGTTTCCATTCACAGAAAAACAGGAATTGGAACCTCCAATAATACAGATGGACTACAAAAATGATGAGTATCATGATCCAATGTTGAATGATTCCATAACCATAGCCCTTGAACTGGCTACCAAGGAAGAACTTGACACAATAAGAAGCATAACTCTGGAAATAAATTCTGTATTAAAGGAATTTCTGCTCTCTAAAGCTATTTTGTTCCCAGACTTTAAAATAGAGTACGGGTTTGATTCAGAGGAGAATATTGTTTTAGGTGACGAGATCAGTCCAGATACTTGTAGATTGTGGGATGCTCAAACCAGTGAAGTTCTCGATAAGGATCTGTTTAGAAAGGGTGAAGATGGAGTTATGGATGCTTATATGAAGGTAGCTTCTCTTCTACTGGATGAAACAGACATTGCTAAATGGAACGTTGAGTTTTAG
- the purS gene encoding phosphoribosylformylglycinamidine synthase subunit PurS, whose amino-acid sequence MKYDAEVRISLKKGMLNPEAATIQRALALLEYQVENTSTVDLIRFQIQGDSEGAVKEEVDEMCQRLLCNPVIHDYTIKISAQEE is encoded by the coding sequence ATGAAATATGATGCAGAAGTTAGAATAAGTCTTAAAAAAGGTATGTTAAATCCTGAAGCTGCCACAATACAGAGGGCACTTGCATTACTTGAGTATCAGGTTGAAAATACTTCAACAGTTGATCTGATAAGGTTCCAAATACAAGGGGACAGTGAAGGTGCAGTTAAGGAAGAAGTGGATGAAATGTGCCAGAGGCTGCTCTGCAACCCCGTGATCCATGATTACACCATTAAAATATCGGCTCAAGAGGAATAA
- the purQ gene encoding phosphoribosylformylglycinamidine synthase subunit PurQ, translated as MKVGIIRFPGSNCDRDVFHVLELVGAKPEYVWWNTRDLSDYEAIVIPGGFSYGDYLRAGAIAAITPIVDGIKDCVSEGKPVLGICNGAQILAEVGLVPGVFTENENAKFICEWTDLKVESVKTPFTRLYKKNEIIRMPIAHAEGRYYTENIQELRDNDQIVLSFESENPNGSMEAITGVCDQEGLVCAVMPHPERASESILGSDDGRKFFEGIMKFR; from the coding sequence ATGAAGGTAGGGATAATAAGGTTTCCGGGATCCAACTGTGACAGGGATGTGTTTCATGTGCTGGAACTGGTGGGTGCAAAACCAGAATATGTATGGTGGAACACGAGGGATCTGTCAGATTATGAGGCCATAGTAATTCCAGGAGGCTTTTCATACGGTGACTATTTAAGGGCTGGTGCAATTGCTGCAATAACACCCATCGTAGATGGTATAAAGGATTGTGTCAGTGAGGGAAAACCTGTTCTCGGTATATGTAATGGTGCACAGATACTTGCTGAGGTTGGTCTGGTTCCCGGTGTTTTCACTGAAAATGAGAATGCCAAGTTCATATGTGAATGGACAGATCTGAAGGTTGAAAGTGTGAAAACACCATTTACAAGACTTTACAAGAAAAATGAGATCATAAGAATGCCAATTGCCCATGCTGAAGGTCGTTACTACACTGAAAATATCCAAGAACTCAGGGACAACGATCAGATCGTTTTATCATTCGAATCTGAAAATCCCAACGGTTCAATGGAGGCAATTACAGGAGTTTGTGACCAGGAAGGTTTGGTTTGTGCAGTGATGCCACATCCAGAAAGGGCTTCAGAATCTATTTTAGGATCAGATGATGGTCGTAAATTTTTTGAAGGCATAATGAAATTCAGATAA
- the cobA gene encoding uroporphyrinogen-III C-methyltransferase gives MVVYLVGAGPGDPDLITLKAVKALENADVVVYDRLANEEILKHAKSAEMIYVGKKAGEHYKKQPEINEILIEQGLKHDVVVRLKGGDPFVFGRGGEEMLALFEKGIDVEFIPGVTSAIGVPTSAGLPVTHRGVATSLTVVTGHEDPTKDNKQVKWDFKADTIIILMGVGLLEENTREIMKYKDPETPVCVIEKGTSPDQRIITGTLKNITENHINTPALVVIGHVVDIYKNALKIRGEDINEG, from the coding sequence ATGGTAGTATATTTAGTTGGAGCCGGACCAGGAGACCCGGACCTTATAACTCTTAAAGCTGTTAAAGCCCTTGAAAATGCAGATGTTGTTGTTTACGACAGGCTTGCCAACGAAGAAATATTGAAGCATGCTAAAAGTGCTGAGATGATTTACGTAGGCAAAAAGGCAGGAGAACACTACAAGAAGCAGCCTGAAATAAATGAGATCCTGATTGAACAGGGACTCAAACACGATGTTGTTGTCAGGCTTAAGGGAGGAGATCCATTTGTATTTGGTAGAGGAGGCGAAGAAATGCTTGCTCTATTTGAAAAAGGGATAGATGTGGAATTTATTCCTGGTGTAACCTCTGCCATTGGAGTACCCACCTCCGCGGGACTTCCAGTTACCCACAGAGGAGTTGCAACTTCATTAACTGTTGTTACAGGACATGAAGATCCAACCAAGGATAATAAACAGGTCAAATGGGACTTTAAAGCAGATACAATAATTATTCTCATGGGTGTTGGTTTGCTTGAAGAAAATACCAGGGAAATTATGAAGTACAAGGATCCTGAAACACCTGTGTGTGTGATTGAAAAGGGAACATCCCCTGATCAAAGGATCATAACCGGAACACTAAAGAACATTACTGAAAATCATATTAACACTCCTGCATTGGTTGTTATCGGCCATGTTGTGGACATCTATAAAAATGCCCTGAAAATTAGAGGGGAAGATATAAATGAAGGGTAA
- a CDS encoding uroporphyrinogen-III synthase, with the protein MKGKEFEGKVIGITRPEERVKEAVAIVEEHGGTALVAPTLELQVSNTQSLIQLCEMAGELDWLIFTSPTGIISVFKHCSDLKTRLNPNCKIAVIGPRTENYLEKKGLKADIVPESYTAEGLLECFEDHDLKNKKIGIPRTLAARDALPTGLKVMGADVFVAEAYKSDLPKDRTRVNQLVEAILNRKINALTFTSTLTVKNLFDMLDETEKQDVVDILKSDDVVVAAIGPVTAMPLHELDIDVLIPEKYTVSAMLEILMGKI; encoded by the coding sequence ATGAAGGGTAAAGAATTTGAGGGTAAAGTAATTGGTATCACCCGTCCTGAAGAAAGGGTTAAAGAGGCTGTTGCTATTGTGGAAGAACATGGAGGTACTGCACTTGTGGCACCCACACTCGAACTCCAGGTATCCAACACCCAATCCCTGATCCAACTCTGTGAAATGGCAGGAGAACTTGATTGGCTGATATTCACATCCCCAACCGGAATCATATCTGTATTTAAACACTGCAGTGACCTTAAAACCCGATTGAATCCCAACTGCAAGATAGCTGTTATAGGGCCCAGAACTGAAAATTATCTGGAAAAAAAGGGACTCAAGGCAGATATTGTTCCTGAAAGTTACACTGCAGAGGGTTTGCTTGAATGCTTCGAGGATCATGACTTGAAAAACAAAAAGATAGGTATTCCAAGAACTCTGGCTGCCAGAGATGCTCTTCCAACTGGTTTGAAGGTTATGGGTGCGGATGTTTTTGTTGCTGAAGCCTATAAATCAGACCTTCCAAAGGACAGGACAAGGGTTAACCAGCTCGTAGAAGCCATTCTAAACAGGAAGATCAATGCTTTGACCTTCACAAGTACGTTGACAGTTAAAAATCTCTTTGACATGTTGGATGAAACTGAAAAACAGGATGTTGTTGACATTTTAAAGAGTGACGATGTGGTTGTTGCAGCTATTGGCCCTGTAACTGCCATGCCTCTGCATGAACTGGATATTGATGTGTTAATACCTGAAAAGTACACTGTTAGTGCCATGCTTGAGATTTTGATGGGTAAAATATAA
- a CDS encoding signal recognition particle subunit SRP19/SEC65 family protein, which produces MRATIWPVYIDAKKTKHEGRKVSLEHAITAPKLREISRAAKKLGLNPDVEKDKSYSKSWWENSGRVTVDKTMPKREILMKVSNIIRGYREK; this is translated from the coding sequence ATGAGAGCAACAATTTGGCCCGTTTATATCGATGCAAAAAAAACCAAACACGAGGGAAGAAAAGTATCCCTTGAACACGCCATCACTGCCCCTAAACTTCGAGAAATTTCCAGGGCTGCTAAAAAGCTGGGTTTAAATCCAGACGTGGAAAAGGATAAATCTTACTCCAAATCATGGTGGGAGAATTCAGGAAGGGTTACAGTTGATAAGACCATGCCCAAAAGGGAGATCCTGATGAAGGTAAGTAACATCATCAGGGGTTACAGAGAGAAGTAA
- the recJ gene encoding single-stranded-DNA-specific exonuclease RecJ codes for MLKSNPMNLSFEKAHDLIKKSEDIKIYTHIDCDGVTAGAVLSSMLDKLGKDHEVEFISLDQMDDLVTENELTIFSDLGSGQEMDKLCTSNSKTLILDHHPPIRKLDNYLNGQLIELNPHHHNIDGSYEVSGGGMTYLLARTFGYTDLSWMGVLSAVGDMQNSFSGKLIGLNSSILQESIQQNLISSQNDLAIYGRQTRPLYIALSYFGDVNLPITNNKTECQMLLNKLDIPMKNGRKYRSLCDLSVEEKGRLFSELVRMLSLEVPSRYVKYVPKLISGDSYEFLMEEKYSPLRDASEFSTAVNACGRHKHHKVAMNVLKGDRGASLDEMEHLALEHRRYLAQKMEWIRGDERITPMNNLQYFEGSEIKSEVIGTIAGMILSYGDWKKPIVGFTPIGEEKEGIKVSLRCSRLLAYDGIHFGNLIRKVAKKVGGNGGGHSVACGAYIPEGSTAKFLKIFDESLKGVV; via the coding sequence ATGCTGAAATCAAATCCAATGAATTTATCTTTTGAAAAGGCCCATGATTTGATAAAGAAATCTGAAGATATTAAAATATACACACACATCGATTGTGATGGTGTTACAGCAGGTGCCGTGCTGTCTTCAATGCTTGATAAGCTTGGAAAGGATCACGAAGTAGAATTCATCAGTCTGGATCAGATGGATGATCTTGTGACAGAAAATGAATTAACCATCTTTTCTGACCTGGGATCTGGACAGGAAATGGACAAACTCTGCACATCCAATTCAAAGACATTAATTTTGGATCACCATCCCCCCATAAGAAAGCTGGATAACTATCTAAATGGCCAGTTAATAGAACTGAACCCACACCATCATAACATAGATGGATCCTACGAAGTTTCAGGCGGAGGTATGACCTACCTTTTGGCTAGAACCTTTGGCTACACTGATCTAAGTTGGATGGGAGTTTTAAGTGCTGTTGGAGACATGCAAAACAGTTTTTCAGGTAAGCTCATCGGATTAAACAGCAGCATACTTCAAGAAAGCATTCAACAAAATCTGATCTCGTCTCAAAACGACCTTGCAATCTATGGAAGACAAACAAGACCCCTATACATTGCATTGTCCTACTTTGGAGATGTTAATCTGCCAATCACCAACAACAAAACTGAGTGCCAGATGTTGTTAAACAAACTCGACATACCCATGAAAAATGGTCGTAAGTACAGGTCACTGTGTGATCTAAGTGTTGAAGAGAAGGGAAGGTTGTTCTCTGAACTGGTGAGAATGTTGAGTTTGGAGGTACCTTCAAGGTACGTTAAATATGTGCCTAAATTAATTTCTGGAGATTCCTATGAATTTTTAATGGAAGAGAAGTACTCTCCCCTCAGAGATGCCAGTGAATTTTCAACTGCTGTCAATGCCTGCGGCAGGCACAAACACCACAAAGTTGCAATGAATGTACTTAAAGGTGACAGGGGTGCTAGCCTAGATGAAATGGAACATTTAGCCCTTGAACACAGGCGTTACCTTGCCCAAAAAATGGAATGGATAAGGGGTGATGAACGAATCACTCCAATGAACAACCTCCAGTACTTTGAGGGTAGTGAAATAAAGAGTGAAGTAATAGGAACCATAGCAGGAATGATACTGAGTTATGGTGATTGGAAAAAACCAATAGTTGGTTTCACACCTATTGGAGAGGAAAAAGAAGGTATTAAAGTATCTCTTAGATGTTCCAGGCTTTTAGCATATGATGGAATTCACTTCGGAAATTTAATACGTAAGGTTGCAAAGAAGGTGGGTGGAAACGGAGGAGGTCACTCTGTTGCATGCGGTGCATACATACCCGAGGGGAGTACTGCTAAATTTTTAAAAATTTTCGATGAAAGTTTGAAGGGTGTTGTTTAG
- a CDS encoding DUF7839 domain-containing protein: MLVFKKKGELTKFQILAEIAKEQPHLRQKDIANELGITIQAVSENIKSLVDEGYVETGMGNAKYNITKRGIEKVKTDALNLRKYADNVLETMNTYKSVWPAIAREDMAKGETVWLEMENGTLYAGKKKKSAYAEVLKDAVAGDDVALIKLGGTIKLKPGKITIIQVPTINEGGSNACSLEKIKKIYNGNFDKVGIMGTVSRVVINKAGIESDFEFATPNATVAASKRGLNVLVFTVGKMSKSLIRKLDEEGLKYTLEDVSTKT, translated from the coding sequence ATGTTGGTCTTCAAGAAAAAAGGTGAACTTACAAAATTCCAGATACTTGCCGAGATAGCCAAGGAACAGCCACATTTAAGGCAGAAAGACATTGCAAACGAACTAGGAATAACCATCCAAGCTGTTTCAGAAAATATCAAAAGCTTGGTTGATGAGGGATACGTTGAAACTGGAATGGGAAATGCCAAGTACAACATCACCAAGAGAGGTATTGAGAAGGTTAAAACAGATGCCCTGAACCTTCGAAAGTACGCTGACAACGTTCTAGAAACTATGAACACCTACAAATCTGTATGGCCTGCTATAGCAAGGGAAGATATGGCTAAAGGTGAAACTGTTTGGCTTGAAATGGAAAATGGAACTCTCTATGCAGGTAAAAAGAAAAAATCTGCCTATGCCGAGGTTTTAAAGGATGCTGTTGCAGGTGATGATGTGGCCCTCATAAAATTAGGTGGTACAATTAAGCTTAAACCCGGAAAGATAACCATTATTCAAGTTCCCACCATAAACGAGGGCGGATCAAATGCTTGCAGCCTTGAGAAGATCAAAAAGATTTACAACGGAAATTTTGACAAGGTAGGAATTATGGGCACTGTTTCAAGGGTTGTTATCAACAAAGCAGGTATTGAAAGTGATTTTGAATTTGCCACCCCCAACGCAACTGTAGCAGCATCAAAAAGAGGTCTGAATGTTCTGGTATTTACAGTTGGCAAAATGAGTAAAAGCCTCATCAGAAAATTGGATGAAGAAGGATTGAAGTACACCTTGGAAGATGTTTCAACAAAAACTTAA
- a CDS encoding pantoate kinase codes for MKCSVFAPSHITGFFEIKDNKEPLKKGSRGAGIALDKGVVTNLQLTEKDSPNGSNIEVTINGEKDQKNTTITHKTMEIMEAKYKINHLLHGTQLKIDHKVDVPIGAGFGISAACAIGTALGITKLLQLNLTYNQATSIAHLAEIEMQSGLGDVVAEVNGGITLRIKEGAPGVGVLDKLLPKNKDLYILCKSLGCIETSEIIGDPGHKERINQTGGAMLNQLLLDPVPKTFLKLSKKFAENTKLMTPEISEIIAILQEETMGASMAMLGNTAFAISKTPETSIENVIVSRIDEQGCRYI; via the coding sequence ATGAAATGTTCTGTTTTCGCACCATCCCATATTACGGGATTTTTTGAGATTAAAGACAACAAAGAACCATTGAAAAAAGGATCTCGAGGTGCAGGTATTGCCCTTGACAAGGGTGTTGTAACCAACCTTCAACTAACTGAAAAAGATAGTCCAAATGGATCAAACATCGAAGTAACAATAAATGGAGAGAAGGATCAAAAAAACACCACCATAACCCATAAAACCATGGAAATAATGGAGGCTAAATACAAGATCAACCACTTACTCCATGGAACCCAACTAAAAATAGATCATAAGGTAGATGTACCCATAGGTGCAGGCTTCGGAATTTCAGCAGCATGTGCAATTGGAACTGCACTCGGAATCACCAAGCTCCTCCAACTCAACCTAACCTACAACCAAGCCACAAGCATAGCACACCTTGCAGAAATTGAGATGCAAAGCGGTTTGGGCGATGTGGTGGCAGAAGTTAATGGAGGCATAACACTGAGGATCAAGGAAGGAGCTCCTGGTGTAGGTGTGCTTGACAAACTCCTCCCTAAAAATAAGGATCTCTACATACTATGCAAAAGTCTGGGCTGTATCGAAACATCGGAAATAATAGGAGATCCTGGACACAAGGAAAGGATCAACCAAACAGGTGGGGCCATGTTAAACCAACTACTCCTGGATCCAGTTCCAAAAACTTTCCTAAAACTTTCCAAGAAATTTGCAGAGAACACCAAACTCATGACTCCAGAAATATCAGAAATCATAGCTATTCTCCAAGAAGAAACAATGGGAGCTTCAATGGCAATGCTTGGAAACACAGCCTTCGCCATATCAAAAACTCCTGAAACTTCTATAGAAAATGTAATTGTATCAAGAATAGATGAACAGGGCTGCAGATACATTTAA
- a CDS encoding histidinol phosphate phosphatase domain-containing protein, with translation MKKRIDLHTHSIFSDGELLPSEIARRALVLNHSAVAITDHVDASNIECVGNVIKAVTDIRDNWDIEIIPGAEITHAPAEIIDKLAHEARKNGAEIVVVHGETIVEPVIEGTNWSAVNCPEVDILAHPGLITVEEVEAAKENGIALEISSRRGHCLGNGHVAKLATEVGADLVVDTDTHMPGDLISYEMAHKVALGAGLKSKEIKKALEDNPKRILRSKGLI, from the coding sequence ATCAAAAAAAGAATAGATCTCCATACACACAGCATATTTAGTGATGGTGAACTCTTACCATCAGAGATTGCAAGACGTGCTTTGGTGCTAAACCACAGTGCAGTGGCAATCACAGACCATGTTGATGCATCTAATATAGAGTGTGTTGGAAATGTAATTAAAGCAGTTACTGACATCAGAGACAACTGGGACATAGAAATTATTCCTGGTGCTGAAATAACACATGCACCTGCGGAAATAATAGACAAACTTGCCCATGAAGCACGTAAAAATGGTGCTGAAATTGTTGTTGTTCATGGTGAAACCATAGTAGAACCCGTAATAGAAGGAACCAATTGGAGTGCCGTGAACTGTCCAGAAGTGGATATACTGGCACATCCCGGACTTATCACAGTTGAAGAAGTGGAGGCAGCCAAAGAAAATGGTATTGCCCTTGAAATTAGCTCAAGACGAGGCCATTGTCTTGGTAATGGACATGTTGCCAAACTCGCCACAGAGGTGGGTGCTGATTTGGTGGTCGACACCGATACCCACATGCCTGGAGATCTGATCTCCTATGAGATGGCACACAAGGTAGCTTTAGGAGCAGGGTTAAAGAGTAAAGAAATAAAAAAGGCACTTGAAGATAATCCAAAGAGAATACTCAGAAGTAAAGGTTTAATCTGA
- a CDS encoding 2,5-diamino-6-(ribosylamino)-4(3H)-pyrimidinone 5'-phosphate reductase produces MTLDGKIATKTGSSEISGQEDLVRVHELRMEVDAIMVGINTVLADDPRLTVHKIPSSKSDNPLRIVVDSRARTPLNFRILNSDAKTLLAVTQAADPVKVNKLKQLVDVVVCGEKHVDLKNLMKHLYELGIKTLMLEGGSTLNYSMLSEGLVDEVRVCIAPMVAGGKYAKTLADGDGFDEMKDSVKLEFKKSYTLGDDLIVEYKVLPRKLK; encoded by the coding sequence ATGACCTTAGATGGGAAAATTGCAACTAAAACTGGAAGTTCTGAAATTTCTGGCCAAGAAGATCTGGTGAGGGTTCATGAACTTCGAATGGAAGTAGATGCCATCATGGTTGGAATAAACACGGTTTTAGCCGATGATCCAAGACTCACAGTACACAAAATTCCATCCAGCAAATCAGACAACCCACTGAGGATAGTTGTTGATAGCAGGGCAAGAACACCATTAAATTTTAGGATACTCAATTCAGATGCCAAAACATTGCTTGCAGTGACCCAAGCCGCAGATCCAGTGAAGGTTAACAAGTTGAAGCAACTTGTTGATGTTGTTGTGTGTGGAGAGAAACATGTGGATCTTAAAAATCTAATGAAACACCTCTATGAATTGGGAATTAAAACACTGATGCTTGAGGGAGGATCAACACTCAACTACTCCATGCTGAGTGAAGGTTTGGTGGATGAAGTACGTGTATGCATAGCTCCAATGGTTGCAGGTGGAAAATATGCCAAGACACTGGCAGATGGTGATGGTTTTGATGAGATGAAAGACTCTGTAAAACTCGAATTTAAAAAAAGTTATACCTTGGGAGATGACCTCATAGTTGAGTACAAGGTTCTCCCCAGAAAATTAAAATAA
- a CDS encoding carboxymuconolactone decarboxylase family protein — translation MSDRYEKGLKNIEKIHPEASKALMKNLEDIAPDLGKFVIEFPYGEVYDRPGLDLKSREIATVAALTALGDTKPELKDHIKGSLNVGCSRQEIIEVIMQMAVYAGFPRAINGISAAKEVFEELDQD, via the coding sequence TTGTCTGATAGGTATGAAAAAGGTTTAAAAAATATTGAAAAAATACATCCAGAAGCCAGTAAAGCTCTAATGAAAAATTTGGAAGATATTGCTCCTGATCTTGGAAAGTTTGTGATTGAATTTCCCTATGGTGAAGTGTACGACAGACCAGGATTGGATCTTAAATCTCGTGAAATTGCCACTGTAGCCGCCCTAACAGCTCTGGGTGATACTAAACCCGAGCTCAAGGATCATATTAAGGGATCTTTGAATGTGGGATGTTCCAGACAGGAAATTATAGAAGTGATCATGCAGATGGCTGTGTATGCCGGATTTCCTAGGGCTATTAATGGAATTAGTGCTGCAAAAGAAGTTTTTGAAGAACTTGACCAAGATTAG